CTGCAACACAGCTGGGTATAAGTAAGATAGGTTTAAATATAAACAATAATAAAGAATAGATAGCCACTTAAAAGCTTAAAAATGGCTCTCCCTGTTATTGATCCGCTCTATTGAAGGGGTGATTTGCATAGACTATACTTTTATACAGTTGTGTTATAGGGGTAGTTCGTTTATATCATCGTTTTCGTGGGACCTATTTTTAGATGCATAGTTGATTACGTGTACGCTATCATATTTCGTTTTATTGCCACCTAATAATACCAAATGTTGGCCAACAATTTGTATAACATGCTTTTGTTGTCCATCTTTGTCCGTATAGCACCTATGGTTTACTTTTCCTTCTATGTATACTTGTTTGCCTTTGCTTAAATATTGCGCAGCAATTTCTGCATGGGGTGTCCAAAGTATTACTTCGTGCCAGTCGGTATGGTTTATTTTTTCTCCTTCTTTTGTTTTATAGGTGTCATGGGTAGCCAATGTAAGTTGTACCCGCATGCGCCCATTTTCTAAGTGGCGTATTTCTGGATCTTTGCCTAGATTGCCTAAAAGAATCACTTTATTAACGCTTGCCATATATCGATCGTGAACATAAAAATAATTTGCATCTCTGCCCAATCTAAGACA
The nucleotide sequence above comes from Cardinium endosymbiont of Sogatella furcifera. Encoded proteins:
- a CDS encoding single-stranded DNA-binding protein produces the protein MASVNKVILLGNLGKDPEIRHLENGRMRVQLTLATHDTYKTKEGEKINHTDWHEVILWTPHAEIAAQYLSKGKQVYIEGKVNHRCYTDKDGQQKHVIQIVGQHLVLLGGNKTKYDSVHVINYASKNRSHENDDINELPL